Proteins co-encoded in one Papaver somniferum cultivar HN1 chromosome 5, ASM357369v1, whole genome shotgun sequence genomic window:
- the LOC113282749 gene encoding uncharacterized protein LOC113282749, whose protein sequence is MKLRSDYVYEYRPTVEEEEEKELVAMAVDAAYGVWESVKRPASSYDVAAVTPGLNVNKEKSLEQETEDDARSTTSTIESDHTEEEYPSENEDFEDFYDEDEKMEESKQVVTLPPMKKEIDEEVESIVEDSDSDDWDSDDSGCGVDRVLPDKNDWVASWNTEDPRKHKTWIDVYAYFRKEQGDGGYGVILRSMGGKPIVASAKHSGEGKSFFYQVLLGIKAGLVLADTNGISDRSVRCNSIKVPDLVLNARRCRDDNCKEANKVEKICKWCLSYLDLYVGSNMEVLPLVQDLKRQKILPIAESPRVCNEAAHYLAKMAKNKRLVGEIKPDAFPQNLKDILWEDVSRSFSYWC, encoded by the exons cGACTATGTTTACGAATATCGTCCcactgtagaagaagaagaagaaaaagaattggttGCAATGGCTGTTGATGCCGCTTATGGTGTTTGGGAGTCAGTTAAACGCCCTGCATCTTCATATGATGTTGCTGCTGTTACCCCCGGTCTCAATGTCAATAaagaaaaatctcttgaacaAGAAACAGAAGATGATGCCCGCTCTACTACGAGTACCATAGAATCAGATCACACGGAAGAAGAATATCCAAGTGAAAACGAAGACTTTGAGGACTTTTACGACGAAGATGAGAAAATGGAAGAGAGCAAACAAGTAGTTACTCTACCACCAATGAAGAAAGAGATCGATGAAGAAGTAGAATCAATT GTTGAGGACTCGGATAGTGACGACTGGGATAGTGACGACTCGGGGTGTGGGGTCGACAGGGTACTGCCAGACAAGAATGATTGGGTTGCTTCATGGAACACAGAAGATCCCCGAAAGCATAAAACTTGGATTGATGTGTATGCTTATTTCAGAAAGGAACAAGGCGATGGAGGATATGGTGTTATTCTACGCAGTATGGGCGGGAAGCCAATCGTTGCATCAGCCAAGCACTCAGGAGAAGGAAaatcttttttttatcaagtatTGTTGGGAATAAAGGCTGGTCTGGTACTTGCTGACACAAATGGGATTTCTGATCGATCTGTCCGGTGCAATTCGATTAAAGTTCCAGATCTCGTTTTGAATGCACGTCGCTGCCGTGATGATAATTGCAAAGAGGCAAATAAAGTTGAAAAGATTTGCAAGTGGTGTCTGAGTTATCTTGACTTGTATGTGGGTTCCAATATGGAGGTGTTGCCTCTTGTCCAGGATCTTAAACGCCAAAAAATCCTACCTATTGCAGAATCTCCAAGGGTTTGTAATGAAGCTGCGCATTATCTGGCAAAAATGGCAAAGAATAAGAGACTTGTGGGTGAGATTAAACCAGATGCTTTTCCACAAAATCTAAAAGATATTCTTTGGGAAGATGTTAGTCGTTCCTTTAGCTACTGGTGCTAA
- the LOC113282750 gene encoding transcription elongation factor SPT5-like, whose translation MKLRSDYVYEYRPTVEEEEEKELVARAVDAAKNVLRSVQSSYDVAAVTPGVDVDQLMPYAYKEEESLEPQRDDDICSTSSTIEYTYPEEEEPSKNSYGDDEEDEDDDEEDEDEEDNEEDEDDDEEDEDDDEEEDEDDDDSSMFSDTDYGMIPEEKSLTDEDSESDSDNGNVSKSPVKQLSKDDWVASWNEGDPQEHLTWINVYAYYRKKEKGLGGYGGYGVILRYDDNAKPVAASAKYSADGKSFLYQVLMGIKAGVQLAEDHELPGRSVRCNSVSVESLIRRAAYYCSNDECRNSYEHDKICRECEAYLNWVVGCDMGLWPLVQDLKSQKELSLEKYPKACNEAAHYLAKMAKAKHEKKGKRIVQEDEDLGEIVPDKFPGKLIDILWADAFRGMSYCRASSVPW comes from the exons ATGAAGTTAAGGAG cGACTATGTTTACGAATATCGTCCcactgtagaagaagaagaagaaaaagaattggttGCAAGGGCTGTTGATGCTGCTAAAAATGTTTTGAGGTCAGTTCAGTCTTCATATGATGTTGCTGCTGTTACTCCTGGTGTAGATGTCGACCAGTTAATGCCATAtgcttataaagaagaagaatctcttgaaccaCAAAGAGATGATGATATCTGCTCTACTTCGAGTACTATAGAATATACTTacccagaagaagaagaaccaagcaAGAATTCTTAtggggatgatgaagaagatgaggatgatgatgaagaagatgaagatgaggaagacaatgaagaagatgaggatgatgatgaagaagatgaggatgatgatgaagaagaagatgaagatgatgatgattccTCGATGTTTTCAGATACCGATTATGGAATGATCCCAGAAGAAAAATCACTGACT GATGAGGACTCGGAGAGCGACAGCGACAATGGCAATGTTAGCAAGTCTCCTGTTAAACAGCTAAGCAAGGATGACTGGGTTGCTTCGTGGAATGAGGGAGATCCTCAAGAGCATTTGACTTGGATTAATGTGTATGCTTATTATAGAAAGAAGGAAAAAGGCTTAGGAGGATATGGAGGATATGGAGTTATTCTACGCTATGACGACAATGCGAAGCCAGTCGCTGCTTCAGCCAAGTACTCAGCAGATGGAAAATCTTTTCTATATCAAGTGTTGATGGGAATAAAGGCCGGTGTCCAACTTGCTGAGGATCATGAACTTCCTGGTCGTTCTGTCCGATGCAATTCGGTTAGCGTTGAAAGTCTCATTAGGCGTGCTGCATATTACTGCAGTAATGATGAATGCAGAAACTCATATGAGCACGACAAAATTTGCAGGGAGTGTGAGGCTTATCTTAATTGGGTTGTGGGTTGCGATATGGGGTTGTGGCCTCTTGTCCAGGATCTTAAAAGCCAAAAAGAACTAAGTTTGGAAAAATATCCAAAGGCATGTAATGAAGCTGCGCATTATCTGGCAAAAATGGCAAAAGCAAAGCACGAGAAGAAGGGAAAAAGGATTGTTCAGGAGGATGAGGATCTCGGTGAGATTGTACCAGATAAATTTCCAGGAAAGCTAATAGATATTCTTTGGGCAGATGCTTTTCGTGGTATGTCGTACTGCAGGGCGTCATCGGTACCATGGTAA